Proteins found in one Bacteroidales bacterium WCE2008 genomic segment:
- a CDS encoding Acyl-CoA hydrolase: MTNYNYVSADEAVKMVKSGDHIHLSSIASVPHVLIQALCRRADAGELRDLHFHHFHTEGPAPYSEERYSGIFFDQGFFVGANVRPNVNSGYADYLPINLWISQKLYRGGTLPCDVAMVQVSLPDKQGMVSLGTSIDCSLAAVEVAKKAIAVVNPNVPFAYGDLISADRFDCLVYDETPLITKEPAVPSETEIAIGRNCAALIPDGACIQMGIGALPNAVAVSLKDHKHLGIHTEMFSDGVLGLIRDGVVDGSCKKIDKGLNVASFLLGSKDVYDYIDHNTRVLMKDIAYTNDPRIISLNPNVVSINSAIEVDLTGQVCADSIGTRIFSGTGGQLDFVRGSSLSDGGKSIIAFASRTNKGKSKIVSVLNQGAGVVTPRADVNWIVTEYGAVDLFGRSIQERAKLLISIAHPDDREALDRAAFGRFGPHYYQISL, translated from the coding sequence ATGACGAACTACAATTACGTATCGGCCGACGAGGCTGTAAAGATGGTAAAGAGTGGAGACCATATCCACTTGAGCAGTATTGCGAGCGTTCCACATGTACTTATCCAGGCTCTCTGCCGACGTGCTGACGCCGGAGAACTTCGCGACCTGCACTTCCATCATTTCCATACTGAAGGTCCGGCTCCTTACAGCGAAGAACGCTACAGCGGCATATTCTTCGACCAGGGTTTCTTCGTAGGAGCGAATGTGCGTCCCAACGTAAATTCCGGTTATGCCGACTATCTCCCGATCAATCTCTGGATATCCCAGAAACTATATCGCGGAGGCACCCTGCCGTGCGACGTCGCAATGGTCCAGGTTTCGCTTCCGGACAAGCAGGGAATGGTTTCCCTCGGCACGTCCATAGACTGCTCGCTGGCGGCCGTGGAAGTGGCCAAGAAAGCCATTGCCGTAGTCAATCCGAACGTCCCTTTCGCCTATGGCGACCTAATCAGCGCTGACCGCTTCGACTGTCTCGTGTATGACGAGACCCCGCTGATTACAAAAGAGCCCGCAGTACCGTCTGAAACCGAAATCGCCATCGGCCGCAACTGCGCAGCCCTGATCCCTGACGGAGCCTGCATCCAGATGGGTATCGGAGCCCTCCCGAACGCAGTCGCAGTAAGCCTCAAGGACCATAAGCATCTCGGCATCCATACCGAAATGTTCTCCGACGGCGTCCTCGGCCTCATCCGCGACGGAGTAGTCGACGGCTCATGCAAAAAGATCGACAAAGGTCTCAACGTCGCCTCTTTCCTTCTCGGATCGAAAGACGTCTATGACTACATCGACCACAACACCAGAGTCCTGATGAAGGACATCGCTTACACCAATGACCCGAGGATCATCTCCCTCAACCCTAATGTCGTCTCTATAAACTCGGCGATAGAGGTTGATCTTACCGGTCAGGTGTGCGCCGATTCAATCGGCACCAGAATCTTCTCCGGAACCGGCGGACAGCTGGATTTCGTGAGAGGATCGTCCCTCTCCGACGGAGGCAAATCCATCATAGCCTTCGCTTCGAGGACCAATAAAGGCAAAAGCAAGATTGTCTCTGTTCTCAACCAGGGGGCAGGCGTAGTCACCCCGCGCGCCGACGTCAACTGGATTGTGACGGAATATGGAGCTGTCGACCTGTTCGGCCGCTCGATACAGGAGCGCGCAAAGCTGCTCATATCGATTGCTCATCCTGACGACCGCGAGGCCCTGGACCGTGCAGCATTCGGGAGATTCGGCCCTCACTATTACCAAATAAGCCTTTAA
- a CDS encoding N-acetyl-gamma-glutamyl-phosphate reductase, whose product MIRAAIAGGTGYTGGELFRILLNHPEVQIVAATTTSSEGTPVASVHRDLIGETDLCFGTQLNDPDVIFLCLGHGISREFLDTHEISPGCHIIDLGNDFRLDPDYAGRHFLYGLTEACRDEVAKAHDIANPGCFATAIQLALLPLAQEGLIRDEVHVTAITGSTGAGKKPGETTHFSWRDNNLSIYKLFTHQHLGEIRKNLSSIAGSEVKVNFVPLRGDFTRGIFASVYTRAVLTEEQYRELFDAYYSASPFVFHSNEPISLKEVVNTNKGLLHVEVHDGYVHIASVIDNLVKGASGQAVQNMNLIFGLPETTGLRLKPSAF is encoded by the coding sequence ATGATAAGGGCAGCGATAGCCGGAGGTACCGGATACACTGGAGGAGAACTCTTCAGGATCCTCCTCAACCATCCCGAAGTGCAGATAGTGGCAGCGACCACCACCTCTTCGGAAGGGACTCCCGTGGCCTCTGTCCACAGAGACCTGATCGGAGAGACCGACCTGTGTTTCGGGACCCAGCTGAACGATCCCGACGTAATCTTCCTCTGTCTCGGCCACGGCATCTCCAGGGAGTTCCTGGATACCCATGAAATCAGCCCTGGCTGTCATATAATCGACCTCGGCAACGACTTCCGCCTGGACCCAGACTATGCCGGCAGGCACTTCCTCTACGGTCTCACGGAGGCCTGCAGGGACGAGGTTGCCAAGGCCCATGACATCGCCAACCCGGGCTGCTTCGCCACCGCAATCCAGCTCGCCCTGCTGCCGCTCGCGCAGGAGGGACTGATCAGGGACGAGGTCCATGTGACCGCCATCACCGGCTCGACCGGAGCCGGCAAGAAACCGGGCGAAACGACCCACTTCAGCTGGAGGGACAACAACCTGAGCATCTACAAGCTCTTCACCCACCAGCATCTCGGAGAAATACGCAAGAACCTCTCCTCCATCGCCGGAAGCGAAGTGAAAGTCAACTTCGTCCCCCTTCGCGGCGACTTCACCAGGGGCATCTTCGCCAGCGTATATACCCGGGCCGTACTCACGGAAGAGCAGTATCGTGAGCTTTTCGACGCATATTACAGCGCCTCTCCTTTCGTCTTCCACAGCAATGAGCCTATCTCCCTCAAGGAAGTCGTAAATACCAACAAGGGCCTGCTGCACGTCGAAGTGCACGACGGTTACGTCCATATCGCCTCTGTCATCGACAATCTCGTCAAGGGAGCGTCGGGTCAGGCAGTCCAGAACATGAACCTGATTTTCGGCCTTCCTGAGACGACCGGACTCAGACTCAAACCATCAGCATTTTAG
- a CDS encoding LPS export ABC transporter protein LptC, with translation MAMIATVGAVAIVVFSCKSRLSEAERLDLSKTPVQTVDDMYIIQTEGGKLQMRIEAGVMEHYDNDTMSVDKFPKGLQVFSYNEEGELEAHLRSDDASHEKSKTGGEEIWKAFGNVVIKNIIKHETMETDTIYWDRKNEEIYTDCYVRLYSPDGFTQGYGLRSDEKVRNSAIMRPFNNYAVVVKDSTEVLIDSVNFIGPLLKR, from the coding sequence ATGGCGATGATTGCAACCGTAGGCGCGGTTGCAATCGTTGTCTTTTCATGCAAGTCCCGGCTGTCCGAAGCCGAGCGTCTGGATCTGTCGAAAACCCCTGTCCAGACCGTCGATGACATGTACATAATCCAGACCGAGGGCGGAAAGCTCCAGATGAGGATCGAGGCCGGAGTCATGGAACATTACGACAATGATACCATGTCTGTCGACAAGTTCCCGAAAGGGCTGCAGGTCTTCTCGTACAATGAGGAGGGAGAACTGGAGGCCCATCTGCGGTCGGATGATGCCAGTCATGAGAAATCCAAGACCGGCGGAGAGGAAATCTGGAAGGCCTTCGGAAATGTCGTCATAAAGAACATCATCAAGCATGAGACGATGGAGACGGACACGATCTACTGGGACCGTAAGAACGAGGAGATCTATACGGACTGCTATGTGCGTCTGTATTCTCCGGACGGCTTTACCCAGGGGTACGGACTCCGTTCTGACGAAAAGGTAAGGAATTCGGCTATAATGCGTCCATTCAATAACTATGCGGTTGTGGTTAAGGATTCTACTGAAGTCCTGATTGACTCTGTCAACTTCATCGGGCCTCTTTTGAAACGCTGA
- a CDS encoding PPIC-type PPIASE domain-containing protein — protein MAVLKTLRSGKLGAVATILVALGLLSFIIDPNEVISAFNNMSSKYDVGEINGKAISYTDFQDDIQRFSTINEMLTGNQGAAQQDQIRDAAWQDLVYRHLFIRNAKDAGINVGDAEMIDLTSGDRLSPLVANNNAFLDENGNFSREAVASIAQASKTDENVKLYWNYLQNSIYTQQYIGKYSSLFVNSAVVNPLMLRKEIEENNNTADVEFVMLPVGFAPDSTVSVSDKEVKAYYDIHKKLFKQQASRDIEYVVFEVVPSADDIANTRNSVAELQGEFAEAANVKSFLLKNGSERAYSEYWYKAGELNTVSSAVEDFVWNGKTATSDIIANGNTFYLARVVDSKMVPDSAYVKHILLQGTGAKVEADSLLGVLKAGKETFANLAALYSADKGSAADGEMGNIGWMTQNYMIPGFESVLNAETGKPFILDTQYGTHIVVVSKKTAPVAKKQVAIFEKTALASKETFNSYYSKANNFQIAAAGSYENYRKAVDTLGVYSHPVSKMLESSNRLGSIENTREVTRWAFENKAGKVSNIITVDNNYFFIATVKGIHKEGFAPVADVAPSIRQELLMDKTIAKKAEDVAAQIAGMDDLAAIAEKLGTTVSTSNDVAFSSVSGTGLDPKFIGAVAAAPEGKICGPVAGSVGVFVFKVTGRETGAFYTEDDAKTRDAQLAQYMTQMILPVMMDDAEVKDNRARFY, from the coding sequence ATGGCGGTTCTTAAAACACTTCGCAGTGGAAAACTAGGCGCTGTTGCAACTATCCTCGTTGCATTGGGCCTTCTTTCCTTCATTATCGACCCGAACGAGGTAATATCTGCGTTCAACAACATGTCGTCCAAGTACGATGTTGGAGAGATCAATGGAAAAGCTATCTCCTATACCGACTTCCAGGACGATATCCAGCGTTTTTCTACTATCAATGAGATGCTTACCGGCAACCAGGGTGCTGCCCAGCAGGATCAGATAAGAGACGCTGCATGGCAGGATCTTGTGTACAGGCACCTTTTCATCAGAAACGCAAAGGATGCAGGTATCAATGTCGGCGACGCAGAAATGATCGACCTTACCTCCGGCGACAGGCTTTCTCCGCTTGTAGCCAACAATAACGCATTCCTCGACGAGAATGGAAACTTCTCCCGCGAGGCCGTCGCAAGTATCGCCCAGGCTTCAAAGACTGACGAGAATGTCAAGCTTTACTGGAACTATCTCCAGAACTCGATCTATACCCAGCAGTATATCGGAAAGTACAGCTCTCTGTTCGTTAACAGTGCAGTTGTCAATCCTCTCATGCTCCGCAAAGAGATTGAGGAGAACAACAATACCGCAGACGTCGAGTTTGTGATGCTTCCTGTCGGATTTGCTCCGGATTCTACCGTTTCAGTTTCTGACAAGGAAGTCAAGGCTTATTACGACATCCACAAGAAACTCTTCAAGCAGCAGGCCAGCCGCGATATCGAGTACGTAGTATTCGAGGTCGTTCCTTCAGCTGACGATATCGCCAACACAAGGAATTCTGTAGCTGAGCTCCAGGGCGAGTTTGCCGAGGCTGCCAACGTCAAGAGCTTCCTTCTCAAGAATGGTTCAGAAAGGGCTTATTCAGAGTACTGGTATAAGGCCGGCGAGCTCAACACTGTTTCTTCAGCTGTAGAGGACTTCGTGTGGAACGGCAAGACTGCCACTTCAGACATTATCGCAAACGGCAATACTTTCTACCTTGCTAGAGTCGTTGACAGCAAGATGGTTCCTGATTCAGCCTATGTAAAGCATATCCTTCTCCAGGGTACTGGTGCAAAGGTTGAGGCTGACAGCCTCCTCGGCGTCCTCAAGGCCGGCAAGGAGACCTTCGCCAATCTCGCTGCCCTCTATTCTGCAGACAAGGGTTCTGCCGCTGACGGCGAGATGGGTAACATCGGCTGGATGACCCAGAACTATATGATCCCTGGTTTCGAGTCAGTTCTCAACGCCGAGACCGGCAAGCCGTTCATCCTCGATACCCAGTACGGTACCCATATCGTAGTGGTTTCCAAGAAGACAGCTCCTGTAGCCAAGAAGCAGGTCGCAATCTTCGAGAAGACAGCCCTTGCAAGCAAAGAGACCTTCAACTCATATTATTCAAAGGCTAACAATTTCCAGATTGCCGCTGCAGGAAGCTATGAGAACTACCGCAAGGCCGTTGATACTCTCGGTGTATATTCTCACCCAGTATCCAAGATGCTCGAAAGCTCCAACCGTCTCGGTTCTATCGAGAATACCCGCGAGGTTACCCGCTGGGCATTCGAGAACAAGGCCGGCAAGGTTTCAAATATCATCACAGTTGACAACAACTACTTCTTCATCGCTACTGTCAAGGGTATCCACAAAGAGGGATTTGCTCCTGTAGCTGACGTCGCTCCTTCTATCCGTCAGGAACTTCTCATGGACAAGACAATAGCCAAGAAGGCTGAGGATGTAGCTGCCCAGATCGCCGGCATGGATGATCTCGCCGCTATTGCCGAGAAGCTCGGTACTACCGTAAGTACAAGCAACGACGTAGCATTCTCTTCAGTTTCAGGTACCGGCCTTGATCCTAAGTTCATCGGTGCTGTTGCAGCCGCTCCGGAAGGCAAGATTTGCGGTCCTGTAGCAGGCTCTGTAGGCGTGTTCGTCTTCAAGGTTACCGGCCGCGAGACAGGCGCATTCTACACAGAGGATGACGCCAAGACACGCGACGCCCAGCTGGCTCAGTACATGACCCAGATGATCCTTCCTGTAATGATGGATGATGCAGAAGTCAAGGACAACCGCGCCCGCTTCTATTAA
- a CDS encoding type III pantothenate kinase — MANLIIDIGNTAVKASWSEGMTLGKTFRYQGEKVRNFIISLTEKEKPEIMVISSVYEISGPDEAAFRKECDKLLLLDSAHTGILKENGLPEYITYDRAASIIAARYLFRGKGCTVVDFGTTLTIDFTDEEGNYAGGNVSLGCRTRFKALNRYSRALPLIDSPEEVPVTGSTFTTSVASGVISGIMFEIEGYIGLHPDNIVVFTGGDSNYFAKRMKNSIFVVSNLVLMGLAIIADRYVKKD, encoded by the coding sequence ATGGCAAATCTTATAATTGATATAGGAAATACAGCCGTAAAGGCATCATGGTCCGAAGGTATGACCCTCGGAAAGACTTTCCGGTATCAGGGAGAGAAAGTCCGCAACTTCATTATTTCGCTGACAGAGAAGGAAAAGCCTGAAATAATGGTCATTTCTTCGGTCTATGAGATATCTGGTCCGGACGAAGCCGCTTTCAGAAAGGAGTGCGACAAGTTGCTTCTGCTTGACAGCGCCCATACCGGGATCCTCAAGGAGAACGGCCTGCCGGAATATATAACCTATGACCGTGCCGCATCGATAATTGCAGCCCGCTACCTTTTCAGGGGAAAAGGATGCACGGTGGTGGATTTCGGAACGACGCTTACAATAGATTTTACCGACGAGGAAGGTAATTACGCCGGAGGAAACGTGTCCCTCGGATGCCGTACGAGATTCAAGGCTCTGAACCGTTACTCCCGCGCTCTTCCGCTTATAGACAGCCCTGAAGAAGTACCTGTAACAGGCAGTACTTTTACGACTTCCGTTGCCTCTGGAGTCATTTCGGGCATAATGTTTGAAATAGAAGGCTACATTGGTTTGCATCCTGACAATATTGTCGTATTCACCGGCGGTGATTCCAATTATTTTGCAAAAAGGATGAAAAACTCGATATTTGTGGTTTCGAACCTCGTATTAATGGGGTTGGCAATAATAGCTGACAGATATGTCAAAAAAGATTAG
- a CDS encoding argininosuccinate synthase: MNNKVVLAFSGGLDTSFCVPYLKNEKGLEVHTILVNTGGFSDEEVKAIEERALTLGAASHKTVDASHTYYEKGIKYMVFGNVLRNNTYPISVSSERIFQALEVLKHVQELGASYVAHGSTGAGNDQVRFDIVFEIMAPEVKIIAPIRELAIKRPDEIKYLCDHGFDFSWEKSKYSINQGLWGTSVGGVETLKSETYLPEEAFPIPVTKTTPEHIKIGYEKGEAVSLNGKKMDPVELIKELHAIAAPFGIGRDTHVGDTIIGIKGRVAFEAAAPLILIKAHHLLEKHVLTKGQLYWKDQISVWYGQQMHEAMYLDPVMRDMEAMMDSMEQNVTGEVEVELRPYHFTVLACSSKHDLMNGKFASYGEVNNSYTGRDVEGFTKVLANPLKIYYAVNK; the protein is encoded by the coding sequence ATGAACAACAAAGTAGTACTCGCCTTCAGCGGCGGACTTGACACCTCTTTCTGTGTCCCTTACCTCAAGAACGAAAAAGGGCTTGAGGTCCACACTATCCTCGTGAACACCGGCGGCTTCTCGGACGAAGAAGTCAAGGCTATCGAAGAGCGCGCCCTCACCCTCGGCGCAGCATCCCACAAGACAGTGGACGCCTCTCATACATACTATGAGAAAGGCATCAAATACATGGTCTTCGGCAACGTGCTCCGTAACAACACCTACCCGATTTCCGTAAGCTCAGAGCGTATTTTCCAGGCCCTCGAAGTCCTCAAGCATGTGCAGGAACTCGGAGCCTCCTACGTAGCCCACGGCTCTACCGGCGCCGGCAACGACCAGGTCCGTTTCGACATAGTATTCGAGATCATGGCCCCTGAGGTCAAGATCATCGCCCCTATCCGCGAGCTCGCCATCAAGCGTCCTGACGAGATCAAATATCTCTGCGACCATGGATTCGACTTCTCATGGGAAAAGAGCAAATACTCCATCAACCAGGGCCTCTGGGGTACTTCGGTCGGCGGAGTGGAGACCCTCAAGTCAGAGACATATCTCCCTGAGGAAGCCTTCCCTATCCCTGTGACCAAGACAACTCCCGAGCACATCAAGATCGGCTACGAAAAGGGAGAGGCAGTCAGCCTGAACGGCAAGAAGATGGACCCTGTAGAGCTCATCAAGGAACTCCACGCCATCGCAGCCCCGTTCGGAATCGGCCGTGACACCCACGTCGGCGACACCATCATCGGAATCAAGGGTCGCGTAGCCTTCGAGGCCGCAGCTCCGCTCATCCTCATCAAGGCCCACCACCTTCTCGAGAAACACGTCCTCACCAAGGGGCAGCTCTACTGGAAAGACCAGATCTCGGTATGGTACGGCCAGCAGATGCACGAGGCCATGTACCTCGACCCTGTGATGCGCGACATGGAGGCGATGATGGACAGCATGGAGCAGAACGTGACCGGAGAAGTCGAAGTGGAGCTCCGTCCGTACCATTTCACTGTGCTCGCATGCAGCAGCAAGCACGACCTCATGAACGGCAAGTTCGCTTCATACGGCGAGGTCAACAACTCATACACCGGCCGTGACGTCGAAGGCTTCACCAAGGTGCTCGCAAATCCTCTCAAGATTTATTACGCAGTAAACAAATGA